Within the Erigeron canadensis isolate Cc75 chromosome 6, C_canadensis_v1, whole genome shotgun sequence genome, the region TAATATTTTGAAggattatttaattattaatttaggaagatttatcatttcttttttgaaagatgattaatcctcctaatttgTTAATTAGGCTAAAAATAAAATTCTCTTAATttatgagatgattacatgtgGAAATTCAAGGGATAAGATTATGAATGAGATTAAATGAAATGCGctaatcacatatatatatatagttttcggtggatttttaggctaaagtttaagaagattattaaaaaaaacagattttaaataaattgtacacatttgaaagaaaaatcgggttgatattaattaattataatttgtcAGTGGTTATCATTATAAGATTATGTCGTTTATGACGTGTATGCTCACAAGATTATAAACTACGAATTGACTTGTCTTGCATAAACTTTTGGTTAACTTTCTTATAACGTTGCATTGAAATGTATAAACACATGTTGCACTTTTACGGTAATATATAGCTTTTAAAGTAAATAATCTCTACTCCTTGATAAAGCAAATCCTTCCTTTtccttattaaatatttttgtcttttaaatACTTTATTTGCTATTggatttctttgtttttttttttcctttacatAACTATCCAAAATCTCTAATAAAACAGACCGTATTCACCACTACTGTCGCcacattgcacgggtaccatgctcgtttataTAGAGGCATGTAGCCGGATTTAATGTTGCATGGCATGTGTGTACGTGGCTTATAGTCTTATACTAATTAAGGATTTTAATCTTCTTCAATTTTCTTCTCAGCACATGTTTCACTATATTCAACATGTGCTTTTAACTGTaatttttgataagaaaataataaatctttCTAAATAATCAtcctaaaaatctttttaatatatatacttgttaacACATATAATTCACCAATTCTCTTTTTAATCTCATCCTTGATTTTCCACTtatcacaatcctattaattagcaGGATTTGTAGGCTAATAACTTAgaaggattgatcattacccatctatactcccttataaagcaaattgaCTTTAAGGGAGTAAGAACCTGATGTAACCAATATACTCTCAAGCTTACTATGTCTTTTTATACCTACGAGACGGTTGGACAAAAGTACCCTTACCAATACTTTACACCCTCAATTCTATCTCTATCTGACTAAAAAACCTTTTTGCTGTACCGCCGGCTCTTCCTATCGGAATTATCACATCAGTCGGCTCTTCCCTCTGACTTTCCTGTACCGCCGAAATTATCATTATCAACCACCTCCGACCACCGCCATAATCATCTTGACAACCTACACAGCCTCCTGTTGTGTAacctaataataaaataatttatagttttctCTTACCGCTAGCTACCACCGGTggaatcatcatcaccaccaacaAAGTCGTCTTTCATCGCCGCCTACCACACCAAACACCACCACCGCTGCAACAACGCCCGCCAGTTTATGtgttttttcttccttttgtAGTTAAGGTAtataatttgggggttttttttcttctatatttaaattcgttcaataatttgatatgttttttaacagcaacaatatttatattgttattgttatgtatgtatataatagtaAAATACTCTATCTATgtgatttattattttgagATTATTAACGTGAGTATATGATCTTTTGTGGTTTGTGATTTAAAGGTAACAAAATTTTGTACTGAATTTCATATGTGAATATGTAAGTTGGATAGGATTTTCATTTCTTAGTatgaacttttatataatgGTTGATGCTTATTCGGCGTTAATTATTTCTCTGAAGTTGATTCCAAGCCGCTCGCCTGATAAAAAGGTAAatagttatttaatttttgttctTATGCAATAACGCTTTCATATTGATTTTTGTAATTGCACGCTGGTATAAAATTATTGGTGTTATATTTTGATGCAAGCAAATCTTATTCAATCTGAATGCCATGAGACTGTAGTAACAGTAGTAGATTGATTTGGCTAATTGGGATGATTGCTATCATTTCATTGGTGTATGAATACTTGGTGGACACAATTGAGGTATGCCtaataatttcttgtaaataaccATTTCTTTTGGATATTATATCTTAGCATTATGTAAATTACTCAACAAAGAGGATATCAATGACcttcatcatcattattgtAGGGAGTTATTGTTTCACAGTCATAATTAATGTCTTGGTAAGAAATTAGTCATTGATATTTTTGTGGTATTTATTTTTGGTAAACTGCTACTTTCagtatttttctaatttataaatatgtttcgTAATCTATACATATTcatggtagatatatatattccaaCTTCACATTTTGGTAAACTAAATGGGTTTTCATTTTTTGCCTTTAGTTAATTCACATGTCAAATATGTGCAGTTCTAATTTAAGCCAAGTACTTGCCAAATTGTTCATGTTAAATAAAGGTTACTCatatatcaacacaagtttatAAGTTACCCAGAGATATGTTTAAGTACTTGCCTTAATCTTTTGTATTGATAACAAGCTTATAGCTTAATGTATGCATACGAAAGCCACTGTCAATTTAGATATATCAAAATGGATGGGTCAGTTTTGTTGGGTAACGCACTAAGAGGTTATAGTTTCTTTGAATATGTCAGATTTCTAAGAATCAATACAAAACATATACTTTATCTTTATAACCTAACAATCCTCTAACGATTTCGTTTGTGGCTGTTCAGTAAAATTTTCGTCATTACAGTCGTTTGGGAAGTTCTTGACAAAGTTCTACTTTCTggtatatatgtacaaatagaATAAATGCAATAGTTATAGCTATTTGTATTAGCACAAAAGAATTTCtagttttaagtaattttagACTCTCTATATGTTTGCAAAAGTTTAACTTCATTTTTTAATCCAATGCGGATTATATTATGGCAGGCAAAGTTGGATATGGTCAACTCAATATGTGTCAATGTGTTTTTGTGTAGAGGTGTATATTGTCAATGTGGAGGTTAGCTGATTATATGCAAGAGGCTGAATTGGACTACTAGATGGATGGATTAGTTTATTGTTTTCTGCAAATTGCTTATGATGAGTCTTCTATTGAGTAGTTGTTACATGGTTAGAGTTTGGTACAAATTTGCAATTTAACCATCACTTTTTTAGAGATACGCTGCAACGCGTGGGCACCAATctagtttttgattatttaaatacaaatataccTCCCTATTAATGATAGCCTCGTGATTCGTTCTCTTAAAAATATCCGTAGCTCATGATAATATACAATAAGATTTTGCTAATTAAATGCAGTAAATGTACACTTAACATAAAATAAACGTGAGTTTGTGAcatgaaaaacataaatttttttatgcccATTAGATGAAGCCTTAAAAGTTACGTTTAACCATTTCTTATACAATAACACTTCACTAAATCAAAGAAAAAgcttatgaaaaaaaaaatctgatgGGTTCTAGCTACGTGCAGTGCAAAACATATGGTACGAAAATGATTATTTGaccaaaatatttttaaaatgtacAAAGTATTCTTGTATATGAACTTGCTCtaacttaattattaatttgtttcatAGATTACATATATAggatatacgagtaattaataatttttcgTTTCTTGAAAATTTCTAAAGTTGGTCCAAGTGGCCGAGCCTACACTTTTAGAACTTGCtctaatatttaaaatttctcCCCTAGATTTCATAACTTTTATCGTTATAGACCTGCATTTTTAGAACATTcgattctttttatatatatgtggctGACGTGtctgaattttttattttgtttatgagatagaagatatatatagatggcCGATCGATGTAAAATGGAATATGAATCATGCATAAATAAGATTAAGGGtctgtttatatttttaactattaagtgactgaattgattaagtgactgaatgaaTAAGTAATGtctgtatggattaagtcaatacagttgttttttgtttattaagtaaaaaaaacaaacacttttgatgacttaatggattaaaaaCTTTTGATTAAGTCacgacttaatttattaagtcgaAAACAAACgccacataaatatatattgaatatctAAATGtgtcttgttttatttctcacatGCATGAAATGCATCTGGATTGATACATGGCTAATTAAAGGTAgcaaggaatatatatatatatatatatatagaataaggaaattttttttgaaacgagcgtatttcaagggtgttttATCAAACAAGTTATGGAAAAAAGAATTTATAAAACCagtgaaaccggtatttgaaataccggattcaaatttTCCAGtcaaatccggtatttgaaataccggtttcaaaaagaaaatttgaatccggtatttcaaatactgGACTCAAGCAATGATGTGACAGTACAGAGACAGTGGTACAGTGCAGAGACAGAGTGTGCAGGCAGAGACAGAGTGTGCAGGCAGACAGAGTGACAGAACATAGTACatcgaaaccggtatttcaaaaacCGGTTTCAACCTAACCCTAACACGTGTCGATGCCCCGTGATACCCTAGTTAATGTGATGTGACCTTGGTTCAGAGGTGCAGGAAGGTGGCAGTAGGAACAGTACGAGATGACTATGAATCCGGTAATTCCAAAACCGGTTTCAAGTTGAGACAAAAAAGCCCATGCAACGTAACAGActatgtattgtatatatacatgcatatttaCTCATAGATGATCAcgcaaaaacatatatttttcataaacaaGCAACTAGCAATTTATCAAAGCAGtattttcataaacaaaaatGGCCTCTATCAATGTTAGCTGTGTTCCCAGAAACCCAGAGTTGTTGTGGCTACAAGCTGCAGATGAACATCGGTCATACAACATCTCCCATGACCGTGCCCTCACAGAAGAGCCACGTTGCAGAAGAGGTGATGAAGGGCTTAACAGAAAACTGCAAGATGGTGTGCCCGACGAGGTTGTACGTTATATTAGGAGTGTTGGGTTTTACGAACTCTTCTAGGCATATACATGCCAACTTGATCATTCTTTGATCATCGCGTTGGCTGAGCGATGGCGTCCGGAAACCAACACGTTTTACCTTCCTATCGGTGAAGTGACTGTCACCTTGCAAGATGTGCAGGTGATATGGGGTTTACCCATACAGGGACCACCGGTGTGTGGTAAGTGGGTTACAGAGACCCGAAATGTTGAATATTGGAAGAATTTGTGTCAGGAGTATCTGGGTATTTACCCGGAAGATGACGACTTGCGCAAAGGTCGGATGAAATTTAATCGGTTGGCGGGTACGATTACTTTTGAACATTGGGACCCGAATGATGAGGAGCGTTGCAAACAAGTGGCTAGACGGGTTATTCTAGCTCTTATTGGTTCGCAGCTTTTTCCTGATTCTAACAGCTATGATGTTAGTCTTAACTATTGGTCGTTTCTGGGAGACCTGAGCATAGCGGGTCGAAGGAGCTGGGGTTCAGCAACCCTTTGTTGTTTGTATAGGAATTTGTCCAAGGGGACTTGGCCTACTAGACAAGGCATTGATGgacagttgttgttgttgcagtATTGGGCGTGGGAAAGATTCCCACGCATTGCCCCACGAGTCACGCCATTCAAACTGGATGacagagaagaagaagaggtgtATGAATACGGAAGttgtttagcaaacaagtgGTGTGGAGACCACTCAAATCGTGATACACCGGGACAGTGTATAATTTCGTTTCGTTCTTTTTTCAATGCGCTAACACCTGACCAggtaataattaatat harbors:
- the LOC122604924 gene encoding serine/threonine-protein phosphatase 7 long form homolog; the encoded protein is MASINVSCVPRNPELLWLQAADEHRSYNISHDRALTEEPRCRRGDEGLNRKLQDGVPDEVAYTCQLDHSLIIALAERWRPETNTFYLPIGEVTVTLQDVQVIWGLPIQGPPVCGKWVTETRNVEYWKNLCQEYLGIYPEDDDLRKGRMKFNRLAGTITFEHWDPNDEERCKQVARRVILALIGSQLFPDSNSYDVSLNYWSFLGDLSIAGRRSWGSATLCCFIGRGKDSHALPHESRHSNWMTEKKKRCMNTEVV